The following proteins are encoded in a genomic region of Deltaproteobacteria bacterium:
- a CDS encoding KpsF/GutQ family sugar-phosphate isomerase, translating into MVLPKQRKTDGLLQLAREVLTIEAEGISGLIQKLDHQFIRAVEVILKAKGRLIVTGIGKSGIVARKLVATFNSTGTPALFLHPVEAMHGDLGMVSAQDVVLALSNSGETNELTILLPSIERLGVPLIALTGRRHSTLAQHSAVVIDVGVPREACPLGLAPTASTTAALAMGDALAVALLTQRGFKSSDFRRFHPGGSLGARLSLAISEVMLSGDRLPLSRPGQSLREAIVEMDKKRLGSTLVVDDQQILQGIITDGDLRRALKKFSNLLDKKVQEIMTPSPQTISPEALASQALELMEHQAITVLPVVDQQLRVVGIIHLHDLLGRGEFKFTN; encoded by the coding sequence ATGGTACTGCCCAAGCAACGGAAAACCGATGGTCTGCTGCAGCTAGCCCGGGAAGTTCTAACCATTGAGGCAGAGGGCATCTCCGGCCTGATCCAGAAGCTCGATCACCAATTCATCCGGGCCGTGGAGGTGATCCTTAAAGCTAAGGGGCGGTTAATAGTGACCGGTATAGGAAAGTCCGGGATCGTGGCCCGGAAGTTGGTAGCCACCTTTAATTCAACCGGCACTCCGGCTCTGTTTTTACACCCGGTGGAAGCCATGCACGGCGATCTGGGAATGGTATCGGCCCAAGATGTGGTTCTGGCTTTGTCAAACAGCGGTGAGACCAATGAATTGACCATCCTGCTCCCTAGTATTGAGCGTCTGGGGGTCCCTCTAATCGCCCTGACCGGACGGCGGCACTCAACCCTGGCCCAACACAGTGCGGTGGTCATCGATGTCGGCGTTCCCCGGGAGGCCTGTCCGCTGGGGTTGGCGCCCACTGCCAGCACCACCGCGGCGCTGGCCATGGGCGATGCCCTGGCCGTGGCTCTGCTCACCCAGCGCGGTTTCAAATCCAGCGATTTCCGTCGCTTCCATCCCGGCGGCAGCCTGGGGGCGCGCCTGTCCCTGGCCATTTCCGAGGTAATGCTCAGTGGCGACCGCCTGCCCTTGAGTCGCCCCGGACAGTCCCTGCGGGAAGCCATTGTCGAAATGGATAAAAAACGCCTTGGCTCCACCCTGGTAGTGGACGATCAGCAGATTCTGCAAGGAATTATTACGGACGGGGATCTACGTCGGGCCTTGAAAAAATTTAGTAATCTATTAGATAAAAAGGTTCAGGAGATCATGACGCCATCCCCCCAGACCATCAGCCCCGAGGCCTTGGCCTCGCAGGCCCTGGAACTGATGGAACACCAGGCCATTACGGTTTTGCCGGTGGTAGACCAACAACTGCGGGTGGTGGGTATCATCCATTTGCATGATCTGCTGGGGCGGGGAGAGTTTAAATTCACTAACTGA
- a CDS encoding ThiF family adenylyltransferase: protein MRPTSVRLDRQLRIPGWNQAVLAAARIGVVGDDDRLASLYVMSAAALGLNQLVVIAPRLEPHLIDIGRQVNPDLRLVHLPGYFTHPVLEDLFTGCQVLVDLSQYGLANKLLLAQDGRAPRPVIRGFPYQQADQQGFKVFTYLKGREWQELEQLLSPRNLPAAPFDDDVLNIIIAGLALEETKNILMGQPVSPEVIAYARPPLPLPRCHPPLCVVGAGALGNFIGLGLALLGATNLTFMDADVVEMTNLNRQVFLSQGLGKNKAQALSARLNRLFGLNSRFLPVALDQETDISPYQIIFDGVDNFETRIILSELCKAHQKILISGGSDVAAGQVVVYDPARHTRTPAELLGLAEIVRQRRTAPHSHPRASCQYRPDPAVIMTNQIIAGFMVEAYRRVLGQQEPDNIFYDASRDQRL from the coding sequence ATGCGGCCGACGTCGGTAAGACTGGATCGACAACTGCGCATCCCGGGTTGGAATCAAGCGGTACTTGCGGCGGCCCGGATCGGCGTGGTCGGCGACGATGATCGCCTGGCCTCGCTGTACGTGATGTCGGCCGCGGCCCTGGGGCTGAATCAACTAGTAGTCATCGCCCCCCGTCTGGAGCCGCACCTGATCGACATTGGGCGCCAAGTCAATCCTGACCTGCGCCTGGTCCATCTGCCCGGATACTTCACCCACCCGGTGCTGGAGGACCTATTTACTGGTTGCCAGGTGCTGGTGGATCTCAGTCAGTACGGGTTGGCCAACAAATTATTGCTGGCTCAAGACGGCCGCGCCCCCCGGCCGGTGATCCGCGGCTTCCCTTACCAGCAGGCTGATCAGCAAGGCTTCAAGGTCTTTACTTATCTGAAGGGGCGGGAATGGCAGGAACTGGAGCAGTTGCTGTCCCCCCGCAACCTGCCCGCCGCGCCTTTTGATGACGACGTGCTAAACATCATCATTGCCGGGCTGGCCTTGGAAGAGACCAAGAATATCCTCATGGGGCAGCCGGTATCGCCAGAGGTGATTGCCTATGCGCGACCGCCACTGCCGCTCCCGCGCTGCCATCCCCCCCTCTGTGTGGTGGGGGCCGGGGCTTTAGGCAATTTTATCGGCTTGGGGCTGGCCTTGCTGGGCGCGACGAACCTCACCTTTATGGATGCGGATGTGGTGGAGATGACCAATCTAAACCGCCAGGTGTTTCTCTCCCAGGGCCTGGGGAAAAACAAGGCCCAAGCTCTGTCGGCCCGCCTGAACCGGTTGTTCGGCCTCAATAGCCGGTTCCTCCCGGTCGCCTTAGACCAGGAAACCGATATCTCCCCGTACCAGATAATTTTTGACGGGGTCGATAATTTTGAGACTAGGATCATTCTGAGTGAATTATGTAAAGCTCACCAGAAAATCCTGATCAGCGGCGGCAGCGATGTCGCCGCCGGTCAGGTGGTGGTTTATGATCCGGCCCGCCATACCCGGACCCCGGCGGAACTGCTGGGGTTGGCGGAGATCGTGCGCCAGCGCCGGACGGCCCCCCACTCGCACCCCCGGGCCTCTTGCCAGTACCGTCCCGATCCCGCGGTAATCATGACCAACCAGATCATCGCCGGCTTTATGGTGGAGGCCTACCGCCGGGTGCTGGGCCAGCAGGAGCCAGACAATATATTTTACGACGCCAGCCGCGACCAGCGGCTCTGA
- the fdhF gene encoding formate dehydrogenase subunit alpha: protein MANSTLSINGQTVEFTPGQTILEAARGAGIDIPTLCYLKGTTPTGSCRVCVVEVEGARTLLPACSTQAAANMVVQTESERVVAARKMVIELLLASGNHNCLICEANGECELQALAYRYQVPTPSFANPPDTAYYYEDNNSMIVRDFSKCVMCGRCVRACCERQVNLAIDIGYRGSHNKIVARGDYPYIDADCVFCGECVQACPVGALLDKAARFQGRPWERTKVRSTCPYCGVGCQIDLQVKDGRIVKVTGADEVPNEGRLCVKGRFGWGFVHHPDRLTTPLIKENGSFREASWDEALDRVAQRLKKIKEKDGADKIGGWCSARVTNEENYLFQKFMRAVIGTNHVDHCARLUHSSTVAGLAAAFGSGAMTNSIAELEDTDCILVIGSNTTENHPVIAARIKRAARLKHKTLIVIDPRRIDLVRHANIWVRHRPGTDIAVINGLMNIIIQENLHAKDYIAARTEGFEALQATVAKYTPEYVEQISGVPADQLRRVARLYATAPAAAIVYTMGITQHTVGTDNVKSLANLAMLCGNVGIEGGGVNPLRGQNNVQGACDMGGLPNVFSGYQAVTDPANRKKMEDAWGVTGLPDYVGMTMTDMLPAIPEGKLKALYIMGENPVISDPDSDHAVAALKKLDFLVVQDIFLTETAQLADVVLPAASFAEKEGTFSNTERRVALIRRAVPLVGQSRPDWQIICDLSRRLGYDMDYANAEAIFNELRQVTPSYAGITYARLETEGGLQWPCPTTDHPGTKYLHKDKFARGLGQFFAIEHREPAELPDAEYPLTLTTGRVLYQYHTGTMSRRAAGLVEKAPECFVELAAEDAARYGIGEGDRVKVRSRRGEITAKAQISAKAIPGTIFVPFHYGEAAANKLTIAAFDPVAKIPEYKVCAVQIQKG from the coding sequence ATGGCCAATTCAACTCTAAGTATAAATGGACAAACCGTAGAATTCACGCCGGGCCAGACCATCCTGGAGGCGGCCCGGGGGGCGGGAATTGACATCCCCACCCTGTGTTACCTGAAAGGCACCACCCCCACCGGCTCCTGCCGGGTCTGCGTAGTCGAAGTCGAGGGGGCCCGCACCCTGCTGCCGGCGTGCTCCACCCAGGCCGCCGCCAACATGGTGGTTCAGACCGAGTCGGAACGGGTGGTCGCGGCCCGCAAGATGGTCATCGAACTGCTGCTGGCCTCCGGCAATCATAACTGCCTGATCTGTGAAGCCAATGGGGAATGCGAATTGCAGGCCTTGGCCTATCGCTACCAGGTGCCGACCCCCAGCTTTGCCAACCCCCCCGACACGGCGTATTATTATGAAGACAATAATAGTATGATCGTGCGGGATTTTTCCAAGTGCGTTATGTGCGGCCGTTGCGTGCGGGCCTGTTGCGAGCGCCAGGTCAATCTGGCCATCGACATCGGCTACCGCGGCTCGCACAACAAGATCGTCGCCCGCGGAGATTATCCTTATATCGACGCCGATTGCGTCTTTTGCGGGGAGTGCGTGCAGGCCTGTCCGGTAGGGGCCTTGCTGGACAAGGCGGCCCGCTTTCAGGGGCGGCCCTGGGAGCGTACTAAGGTCCGGTCCACCTGCCCTTATTGCGGGGTAGGCTGCCAGATCGACCTGCAGGTCAAGGACGGTCGCATAGTCAAGGTGACTGGCGCTGATGAGGTTCCCAACGAGGGCCGGCTGTGCGTCAAAGGCCGCTTTGGCTGGGGCTTTGTGCACCATCCCGACCGCCTCACCACGCCGTTGATCAAAGAGAACGGTAGCTTCCGGGAGGCCAGTTGGGATGAGGCCCTGGACCGGGTGGCCCAACGCCTCAAGAAAATCAAGGAAAAAGACGGGGCCGACAAGATCGGCGGCTGGTGTTCGGCCCGGGTCACCAACGAAGAAAACTACCTGTTTCAGAAATTCATGCGGGCGGTGATCGGCACCAACCACGTCGATCACTGCGCCCGTCTCTGACACAGCTCCACGGTGGCCGGTCTGGCCGCCGCCTTTGGCTCCGGAGCCATGACCAACTCCATTGCTGAGCTGGAAGACACCGACTGTATCCTGGTGATCGGCTCCAACACCACAGAGAATCATCCGGTGATCGCCGCCCGCATCAAACGGGCAGCCCGCCTGAAGCATAAAACCTTGATCGTCATTGATCCGCGGCGCATCGACTTGGTACGGCATGCCAATATCTGGGTACGCCACCGCCCCGGCACCGATATCGCGGTGATCAATGGCCTGATGAATATCATCATTCAAGAAAATCTCCACGCCAAGGACTACATTGCCGCCCGCACCGAGGGCTTTGAGGCCCTGCAAGCCACGGTGGCCAAATACACCCCGGAATATGTCGAACAGATCAGCGGCGTCCCCGCCGACCAGTTGCGCCGGGTAGCGCGGCTTTATGCCACTGCCCCGGCCGCAGCCATCGTCTATACCATGGGCATCACCCAGCACACCGTCGGCACCGACAACGTCAAATCCCTGGCCAATCTGGCCATGCTCTGCGGCAATGTCGGTATTGAAGGCGGCGGCGTCAATCCGCTGCGGGGCCAGAACAATGTCCAGGGGGCCTGCGACATGGGCGGCCTGCCCAATGTCTTCTCCGGCTACCAGGCGGTCACCGACCCGGCCAACCGGAAGAAGATGGAGGATGCTTGGGGGGTTACCGGCCTGCCGGATTATGTGGGGATGACCATGACCGACATGCTGCCCGCCATACCCGAAGGCAAGCTCAAAGCCCTGTATATCATGGGGGAGAACCCGGTAATTTCCGATCCCGACTCCGACCATGCGGTCGCGGCTTTAAAGAAACTGGATTTTCTGGTGGTGCAGGACATCTTTCTGACCGAGACCGCGCAGTTGGCCGATGTGGTGTTGCCGGCGGCCTCGTTTGCCGAAAAAGAGGGCACTTTTAGCAATACCGAGCGCCGGGTGGCCCTGATCCGCCGGGCGGTTCCCCTGGTGGGCCAGTCGCGTCCGGATTGGCAGATTATCTGCGACCTGTCCCGGCGGCTGGGGTATGACATGGACTATGCCAATGCCGAGGCCATCTTTAACGAGCTGCGCCAGGTGACCCCCTCCTATGCCGGCATCACCTATGCCCGCCTGGAAACCGAGGGCGGCCTGCAATGGCCCTGCCCCACCACCGATCATCCCGGCACCAAATATCTCCATAAGGATAAATTCGCCCGCGGCCTCGGCCAGTTCTTTGCCATTGAGCATCGCGAACCGGCCGAGCTGCCTGATGCGGAATATCCTTTGACCCTGACCACCGGCCGGGTGCTGTACCAGTATCATACCGGCACCATGAGCCGGCGGGCCGCGGGCCTGGTGGAAAAGGCCCCGGAGTGTTTCGTGGAGCTGGCTGCGGAAGATGCCGCCCGCTATGGCATTGGCGAGGGCGACCGAGTCAAGGTGCGCTCCCGCCGCGGCGAAATCACCGCCAAAGCCCAGATCTCGGCCAAGGCCATTCCCGGCACCATCTTCGTGCCCTTCCACTATGGCGAGGCCGCGGCCAACAAACTCACCATCGCCGCCTTCGACCCCGTGGCCAAAATCCCGGAATACAAGGTCTGCGCCGTGCAGATTCAAAAAGGCTAA
- a CDS encoding cache domain-containing protein translates to MNRKLILLATLIGFVFCASLAFAQATPDDAKDWVVKAVAFYKAQGKDKALAAFKDPKGDFVKDDLYIYVLDANGKMIAHINPKLIGTDFLTVKDADGKIFAKEIVETAKAKGSGWVDYKWAHPQTKKVEPKTVYFEMVDDVIICSGAYKK, encoded by the coding sequence ATGAACAGGAAGTTAATACTGTTGGCAACCTTGATCGGTTTTGTCTTTTGCGCCAGTTTGGCTTTTGCCCAAGCCACCCCCGACGATGCCAAAGACTGGGTAGTAAAGGCGGTTGCCTTTTACAAAGCCCAGGGAAAAGATAAGGCGCTGGCGGCATTCAAGGATCCCAAAGGCGATTTTGTCAAAGACGACCTATATATCTATGTCTTGGATGCCAACGGTAAGATGATCGCCCATATCAATCCGAAATTGATAGGCACAGATTTTCTCACCGTTAAAGATGCTGACGGCAAGATCTTTGCCAAAGAGATCGTCGAGACCGCCAAGGCCAAAGGTAGCGGTTGGGTGGACTACAAGTGGGCCCACCCCCAGACCAAAAAGGTGGAACCGAAAACCGTTTATTTTGAAATGGTCGATGATGTAATTATTTGCAGCGGGGCCTATAAGAAATAA
- a CDS encoding AAA family ATPase produces MFDRLSEESRRRIKEKIEQQREAQTLEAIQQVVEFDKTPADFKAHLDRFVIGQEKGKKIIATAIAFHYKRLGNALKEMLAEDGGDIGAALRHTRTPKANLLMIGPTGCGKTYTCETASGLVGVPFVVEDLTKFSETGYVGQNTSDILADLLVAAAGNPHLAQMGIVYLDEVDKIATENVAYRDVSGRGVQKGLLKLVEGVENTIEMGKERITLSTKHVLFIAGGVYEKLDAIVEKRMERHGFGGNWQDHLLTEDLVVFGMERQLMGRFPVRIVYDLLTTQELQEIMIRSEDSPLRAYINDLKAWGIELTFVDDALKVIAQRAKQERTGARGLISIIHRVLFEDMFRLPGSHTGKLVVDERYVRMKLN; encoded by the coding sequence ATGTTTGATAGATTATCAGAGGAAAGCCGGCGGCGGATCAAAGAGAAAATTGAGCAACAACGAGAAGCTCAAACTCTCGAGGCCATTCAACAGGTCGTCGAATTTGATAAAACCCCGGCTGATTTTAAGGCGCATTTAGATCGGTTTGTGATCGGCCAGGAAAAAGGCAAGAAGATTATCGCCACCGCCATTGCCTTCCACTATAAACGCTTAGGCAACGCCCTCAAAGAGATGTTGGCCGAAGACGGCGGTGACATCGGCGCCGCCCTGCGCCACACCCGAACTCCCAAGGCCAACCTGTTAATGATCGGGCCCACCGGCTGCGGCAAAACTTACACCTGCGAAACCGCCTCGGGACTGGTGGGGGTTCCCTTTGTGGTCGAAGATTTAACCAAATTCAGTGAAACCGGCTATGTCGGACAGAACACCAGCGATATCCTGGCCGACCTACTGGTCGCCGCCGCCGGCAACCCTCATTTGGCCCAGATGGGCATAGTCTATCTCGATGAGGTTGACAAAATCGCCACTGAGAACGTGGCCTACCGGGATGTATCGGGCCGCGGCGTTCAGAAAGGCCTCTTAAAGCTGGTGGAGGGAGTGGAAAATACCATTGAGATGGGCAAGGAAAGAATCACCCTGTCCACCAAACACGTGCTTTTCATTGCCGGCGGGGTTTACGAGAAGCTCGACGCCATTGTCGAAAAACGGATGGAGCGCCATGGCTTCGGCGGCAATTGGCAGGATCATCTCCTGACCGAGGACCTGGTAGTATTTGGCATGGAACGACAACTCATGGGCCGCTTTCCGGTGAGAATTGTCTATGACTTATTAACCACGCAAGAACTCCAGGAAATCATGATTAGAAGCGAAGACAGTCCGCTGCGCGCCTATATCAACGACCTCAAGGCCTGGGGCATCGAGCTGACCTTTGTCGACGATGCCTTGAAGGTGATCGCCCAGCGGGCCAAACAAGAACGCACCGGGGCTCGCGGCCTGATCAGTATCATCCACCGGGTGTTATTTGAGGATATGTTCCGGCTGCCCGGCAGCCATACTGGCAAGCTGGTAGTGGATGAGCGATATGTCAGGATGAAATTAAATTGA
- a CDS encoding sensor domain-containing diguanylate cyclase, which translates to MVRSKELLDSFTDKNQVERLLTCIEISKTLVSTFDMETLLTAVLERINALVPASNWSLLLIDPQGQELYFSVAVGLDLEKVRHLRLKIGEGIAGTVAQTGEPIFIRNARQDKRFCPKVDELTGFATRSIICLPLIIRGQAIGVIEVVNLDNENFFRKKYLPLLAILTDYVAIAVDNVRNFQKLQVEAFIDDVTGYFNTRYLTWHLDKLVCQVLSDNSELSVVFLDIDDFKKVVDRYGHLQGSKVLKEIARVIGSLLSPSDSLIRYGGDEFIILLPGQSKERAYDFVCQLRETLNQSRFLPEEGLNLALTASYGIATLPYDATDKQTLLLLADQAMYSSKDRGKDTIMLGEPATGPDKAD; encoded by the coding sequence ATGGTCAGGAGTAAAGAGTTGTTAGATTCTTTTACGGACAAAAACCAAGTAGAGCGACTGCTGACCTGTATTGAGATTTCCAAGACTCTGGTCAGCACCTTTGATATGGAAACCCTGCTGACCGCGGTGTTGGAGCGGATCAATGCCCTGGTCCCGGCCAGCAATTGGTCCCTCTTGCTGATTGATCCCCAAGGCCAGGAACTCTATTTTTCGGTGGCTGTGGGCCTTGATCTGGAAAAAGTTCGCCATCTCCGGCTTAAAATCGGGGAAGGCATTGCCGGCACAGTAGCCCAGACGGGTGAACCGATTTTTATCAGGAACGCCCGCCAGGATAAACGCTTCTGCCCCAAGGTCGATGAACTCACCGGCTTTGCAACCCGCTCTATCATCTGTTTGCCGCTCATCATCCGGGGACAGGCGATCGGGGTGATTGAGGTGGTCAACCTGGACAACGAAAACTTCTTCCGCAAAAAATATCTCCCCCTGTTAGCCATCCTGACCGACTACGTCGCCATTGCGGTAGATAATGTCCGTAATTTTCAAAAGCTTCAGGTGGAAGCCTTCATCGATGATGTCACCGGCTACTTCAATACCCGCTACCTCACCTGGCACCTGGATAAACTGGTCTGCCAGGTCCTTAGCGATAACTCTGAACTCTCGGTAGTATTTCTGGATATCGACGACTTTAAAAAGGTGGTGGACCGTTATGGGCATCTCCAGGGAAGCAAGGTCCTTAAAGAAATTGCCAGGGTTATTGGCTCCTTATTGTCCCCCAGCGACAGTCTGATCCGCTACGGGGGGGACGAATTCATCATTCTGCTGCCGGGCCAGAGCAAGGAGAGGGCCTATGACTTTGTGTGCCAATTACGGGAAACGCTTAATCAGAGCCGTTTCCTTCCTGAGGAAGGCTTAAATCTGGCTCTTACTGCCAGTTATGGAATTGCTACCTTGCCATATGACGCTACCGATAAGCAGACCCTATTACTGTTAGCCGATCAGGCCATGTATTCCAGTAAAGACCGGGGTAAAGACACCATTATGCTCGGAGAGCCGGCAACCGGCCCTGACAAGGCGGATTAA
- a CDS encoding cyclodeaminase/cyclohydrolase family protein, protein MESPKFPEWPIQSFVERLAEANPLPGGGCAVALAGALAAALGSLATQLSLKNPRHHGDDQRDGEFLDKIKEHQSAFLNFLDADALAYQAVVQAQRLPGHTAEQSLSRRQALDAAFLKACEPPLGMAHRGLELLQGAALLAEQGYPVTLADVGVMAFLAEAVVQGALINIFSNLSIIRDSTLTRTVREQAWRIKEQLQGLVTLLRSLLDAQIGKRP, encoded by the coding sequence ATGGAATCTCCCAAATTCCCTGAATGGCCCATACAAAGCTTTGTGGAGCGCCTGGCAGAGGCCAACCCCCTACCGGGCGGAGGCTGTGCAGTCGCCCTGGCCGGAGCCTTGGCTGCGGCTCTGGGATCTCTGGCCACTCAACTTAGCTTAAAAAACCCCCGGCACCATGGCGATGACCAGCGGGATGGAGAATTTTTGGATAAAATCAAGGAGCATCAGTCTGCCTTCCTGAATTTTCTGGATGCCGATGCCTTGGCCTATCAGGCTGTAGTGCAGGCCCAACGTCTGCCTGGTCACACCGCCGAACAAAGCCTCAGCCGCCGCCAGGCTCTCGATGCCGCGTTTCTTAAGGCTTGCGAACCACCATTAGGGATGGCCCACCGGGGGTTAGAACTGCTCCAGGGGGCTGCGCTCCTGGCTGAACAAGGCTACCCGGTCACCCTGGCCGATGTCGGAGTCATGGCCTTTCTGGCAGAGGCCGTAGTTCAGGGGGCCTTAATCAATATCTTCTCTAACCTCAGTATAATCCGTGATTCCACCCTGACCAGGACTGTTCGGGAACAGGCCTGGCGAATAAAAGAGCAATTGCAAGGCCTTGTCACTCTGCTGAGATCGTTGCTCGATGCTCAGATTGGCAAACGGCCTTAG
- a CDS encoding universal stress protein, translating into MPAKLLIPLDGSEASHRAVEYVANTFGQTPGVEVRLLHILAGTPPAFWDDGHILDNKERQARQNLIANWQSEQEKKWQGLFAQARDRLIQGGMTPEAISTKFMPKYFDVAEDILAEADAEGYSTIVMGRRGLTGAQKVLLGSVSSKVVHRAKGIAVIIVD; encoded by the coding sequence ATGCCGGCGAAGCTGTTAATTCCTCTTGATGGCTCGGAAGCGTCTCATCGCGCGGTAGAATATGTGGCCAATACTTTTGGCCAGACTCCTGGTGTAGAGGTCAGATTGCTCCATATTCTTGCCGGTACTCCCCCGGCCTTTTGGGATGATGGCCATATCTTAGACAATAAAGAACGCCAGGCCCGTCAGAATCTGATTGCTAATTGGCAAAGCGAACAGGAAAAAAAATGGCAGGGCCTGTTTGCCCAGGCCCGGGATAGATTGATTCAGGGCGGCATGACCCCTGAGGCCATCAGCACCAAGTTCATGCCCAAGTACTTCGACGTGGCCGAAGATATCCTGGCCGAGGCCGATGCCGAAGGTTATTCGACCATCGTCATGGGCCGCCGGGGTTTAACCGGAGCTCAAAAAGTGTTGTTGGGCAGTGTTTCCAGCAAGGTGGTGCACCGCGCCAAAGGCATTGCTGTCATTATCGTGGACTGA
- a CDS encoding GNAT family N-acetyltransferase → MTEIESKKAEQPAERAQPQSLVIEIMPGQAGEGLIEIFEPGSYEGKPLRKLCEETLSKTNWSIEEQQVLEDIKRQLAGGKLLCRGREVDGKARDYAEVQETEVGEQYLYVPVRAIKPQEGGRPYRNYSNYIRMATESDLDKVLEIDRLSFLDFWEYHNFRQALNHLFYIFETTEILGYLIGCICELGHRAVILRIAVHPEHRGKGIATALIENCIANFKQKKVKYVELDVELVKIGAVKLYERLGFQIMKVLSLDHENNDSFYMMRLTLN, encoded by the coding sequence ATGACCGAAATAGAATCAAAGAAAGCTGAGCAACCGGCTGAACGGGCACAGCCGCAATCATTGGTGATCGAAATCATGCCGGGACAGGCCGGAGAAGGGTTAATCGAGATTTTCGAGCCCGGCAGTTACGAGGGTAAACCGCTCCGGAAGCTGTGTGAAGAAACCTTAAGTAAAACCAATTGGAGCATCGAAGAACAACAAGTCCTTGAAGACATTAAAAGACAGTTGGCCGGTGGCAAGTTGCTCTGCAGAGGTCGAGAGGTTGACGGCAAGGCTAGAGATTATGCCGAAGTGCAGGAAACTGAAGTCGGAGAACAATATCTCTACGTGCCGGTGCGGGCCATCAAACCTCAAGAAGGAGGTAGACCTTATCGCAATTACAGTAATTACATCCGCATGGCTACGGAGAGCGATCTGGATAAAGTCCTGGAAATCGATCGGCTATCCTTCCTGGACTTCTGGGAATACCATAATTTTCGCCAGGCCCTGAACCACTTATTTTATATATTTGAAACAACAGAAATTTTAGGCTACCTGATCGGCTGTATCTGTGAACTAGGCCACCGAGCGGTGATCTTGAGGATCGCAGTGCATCCCGAGCATCGAGGGAAGGGCATCGCGACGGCGTTAATTGAAAACTGTATCGCTAACTTCAAGCAAAAAAAGGTTAAATATGTAGAATTAGACGTTGAGCTGGTTAAGATCGGCGCAGTAAAACTCTATGAGCGCCTGGGCTTTCAAATTATGAAGGTGCTTTCCCTCGATCATGAAAATAATGATAGTTTCTATATGATGAGGTTAACTTTAAACTAG
- a CDS encoding methyltransferase domain-containing protein: MVHRFDPAKKHVLDSPARYQNTRPQELLAWAGVTAGQTLLDIGCGTGFFTVPAAQLVGPEGKVLATDIQPEMLAAVQDVVTAQGLANVEIFPGPDYELPRQSPVDWVLLAFVLHEVKEPAQLLALADNLVASGGRILVIEWPKEESSKGPPPKVRLSPEDILVLAQPLGLVEVQRQERRPHYYALVLRKQ; the protein is encoded by the coding sequence ATGGTACATCGATTCGATCCTGCCAAGAAACACGTGCTGGATAGTCCAGCCCGGTACCAAAATACCCGACCCCAAGAACTGTTGGCGTGGGCCGGAGTAACCGCCGGACAGACCCTGCTTGACATCGGCTGCGGCACCGGGTTTTTTACCGTCCCGGCAGCTCAACTGGTCGGACCTGAGGGTAAAGTGCTGGCCACTGATATCCAACCCGAAATGCTGGCCGCGGTTCAGGACGTAGTAACCGCCCAAGGCCTCGCCAACGTCGAGATTTTCCCGGGCCCGGACTACGAACTGCCCCGGCAATCACCGGTAGACTGGGTGTTGCTGGCCTTTGTCTTACATGAAGTCAAAGAGCCCGCCCAATTGCTGGCCTTGGCCGATAACCTGGTTGCCTCAGGAGGCCGGATTCTGGTAATCGAGTGGCCCAAAGAAGAGAGTTCCAAAGGCCCACCGCCAAAGGTGCGTTTATCTCCGGAAGACATCCTGGTTCTGGCCCAGCCGCTGGGACTGGTAGAGGTCCAACGTCAGGAACGCCGTCCGCACTACTATGCGCTGGTCCTCAGGAAACAGTAA